A genome region from Cucumis sativus cultivar 9930 chromosome 4, Cucumber_9930_V3, whole genome shotgun sequence includes the following:
- the LOC101206386 gene encoding phosphatidylinositol 4-kinase gamma 8, with protein sequence MKLYTMAVVVDQRREFKAFCRSQRCRLQSYTHLDLSNCEIDQNNFVNSLREAFEVACIHRSFSTPCLSLVEEVDYKPRIKIMVGQGTRLHGVIEEAVNALASGVDPVPVSSGLGGAYILRNESGVNIAVVKPIDEEPFACNNPKGFVGRLMGQPGLKRSVRIGETGVRELAAYLLDYGGFVGVPPTALVEISNVGFHVNNSYGIPAAPRKIASLQSYVDHDCDAGELGPSSFSVAAVHRIGIFDIRLLNIDRHAGNLLVKKKQRHENCDVWGVELVPIDHGLCLPEWLDDPYFEWLHWPQASIPFSETELEYIANLDPFKDAELLRSELPAIREASIRILILCTIFLKKAAASGLCLADIGEMMTREFGSGEENLSALENLCARAMAIVPIIISGEHDSEQENSDLEMFKFESESKYDGLNKEVSDPQLRETSEILKPPKAPKLQCLDYLTESKTTPLTNIETDENIHKDDIDCNYIVSKSSNHSSLIKSKSFSVQNLQIESGAIMFGEMSRDEWELFLDSFEKILPEVLNKTRCVGSKLQRMGTSCKF encoded by the coding sequence ATGAAATTGTACACGATGGCCGTTGTAGTTGATCAGCGTCGTGAATTTAAGGCATTTTGCCGGTCTCAGAGATGTAGACTTCAATCTTATACTCATCTTGACCTCAGCAATTGCGAAATTGATCAAAATAATTTCGTCAATTCCTTGAGAGAAGCATTTGAAGTTGCTTGTATACATCGAAGCTTTTCAACACCCTGCCTATCTTTGGTAGAAGAAGTTGACTACAAGCCAAGAATTAAAATCATGGTTGGCCAAGGTACAAGGCTACATGGTGTCATTGAAGAGGCTGTAAATGCTTTGGCATCCGGTGTTGATCCAGTACCGGTGTCAAGTGGTTTAGGTGGTGCGTATATCTTGCGTAATGAGAGTGGAGTAAACATTGCTGTGGTAAAGCCTATTGATGAAGAGCCATTTGCCTGTAATAATCCAAAAGGATTTGTTGGTAGGCTGATGGGTCAACCTGGTCTGAAACGCTCAGTTCGGATCGGTGAAACAGGTGTCCGTGAATTGGCAGCTTATTTGCTTGACTATGGTGGCTTTGTCGGTGTTCCTCCAACAGCTTTGGTAGAAATCTCTAATGTAGGATTCCATGTTAATAATTCATACGGGATTCCAGCTGCACCACGCAAGATTGCTTCACTCCAGAGTTACGTAGATCATGATTGTGACGCTGGAGAGCTTGGTCCCTCTAGTTTCTCTGTTGCTGCAGTTCATCGCATAGGGATTTTTGATATAAGGCTCTTAAATATTGATAGGCATGCAGGCAATTTActtgtgaagaagaaacaaaggcATGAAAATTGTGATGTTTGGGGGGTCGAGCTTGTGCCAATTGATCATGGACTTTGCCTTCCTGAGTGGCTTGATGATCCGTATTTCGAATGGCTTCACTGGCCTCAAGCCTCGATTCCTTTCTCTGAGACTGAGCTTGAGTACATTGCCAATCTTGATCCTTTCAAAGATGCAGAACTCTTAAGATCTGAGCTTCCTGCTATAAGGGAGGCCTCCATTAGAATCCTCATTCTGTGCACCATTTTTCTGAAAAAGGCTGCAGCTAGTGGGCTTTGTCTTGCTGATATTGGCGAAATGATGACCCGGGAATTTGGCAGTGGAGAAGAAAACTTAAGTGCATTAGAGAACCTTTGTGCTCGAGCTATGGCCATTGTACCAATTATCATTTCAGGCGAGCATGACAGTGAACAAGAAAACAGTGACCtagaaatgtttaaatttgaaagtgaaaGCAAATATGATGGTCTTAACAAAGAGGTTTCTGACCCTCAACTCCGAGAAACTTCTGAAATCCTCAAGCCTCCAAAAGCTCCTAAGCTCCAATGTCTTGATTATCTAACTGAATCAAAGACTACACCATTAACCAATATTGAAACCGATGAAAACATACACAAGGATGACATCGATTGTAACTACATTGTTTCAAAAAGTAGTAACCACAGTAGCTTGATCAAGAGCAAGAGTTTTTCGGTGCAAAATCTTCAGATCGAGAGCGGGGCAATCATGTTTGGAGAAATGAGTAGGGACGAGTGGGAGCTGTTCTTGGATAGTTTTGAGAAGATTTTACCCGAAGTACTCAACAAGACGAGGTGCGTGGGCTCAAAGCTTCAGAGGATGGGAACTTCTTGCAAATTCTGA